A genome region from Coprococcus phoceensis includes the following:
- a CDS encoding immunoglobulin-like domain-containing protein, which yields MKKKQVLAVSSALMIGTTTALTGLPTPVMAQENTEVVQEAVVEENKTEQVPVEQKTENAEVQENITDKEQEETAENAETLKEESTKQETPATPEKEVVTEDKTVEASKNTEVKAGSIAIDEAHFPDKVFREQIIAEFDKDGDSVLSVDEISKAQFLNLHDMKTISSLEGIQYLTNLQSLDVSTTSVSDLSPVKNSSLKRLDCRSSKVRSVDLTRYPNLEAFVCDNTSINSLDVSKNEKLNTLFADSTSISNLDVTNNPNLEQLSCSNTGLMELDVTHNPQLVTLDIGDTKVKTLDISKNPNLKQLSCYMTNIAELDVTKNTKLTRLFCHDTTIKKLDLSNNLELEMLRCGEIFEQGIRGLDISKNTKIKKLICDDLYWLNVGENKVLENNHAFVGNGYIDIKGNKIDLKKDVEQGIDISKVKVTANGTLDKDTGIITVDDVKKPVTYEYDCGTYKDGNVVLKVELSLNSQGEDNTAPTISANDVTLNVGDTFDPLANVTATDKEDGTITLTKDNIVANDVDTSKAGTYHVTYKVTDKNGASAKKTITVTVKQNTGDLNSAPIISANDVTLNVGDTFDPLANVTATDKEDGTIILTKDNIIANDVDTSKAGTYHVTFRVVDKNGAITEKTITVTVKEKATNKPVSPQQPQKPSKPTTPTKPSGQKNPVKTGDMTNVGLFTSMFAGSTGVLAVLFGKKRKRNKNN from the coding sequence ATGAAGAAAAAACAAGTCCTTGCAGTAAGTTCCGCATTGATGATTGGAACAACAACTGCACTTACAGGGCTTCCTACTCCTGTCATGGCACAGGAAAACACAGAAGTTGTGCAGGAAGCCGTTGTAGAAGAAAACAAGACAGAGCAAGTTCCTGTGGAACAGAAAACAGAAAACGCAGAAGTACAAGAGAATATAACAGACAAGGAACAGGAAGAAACTGCTGAAAATGCAGAAACTTTAAAAGAAGAAAGTACAAAACAGGAAACACCTGCAACACCAGAAAAAGAAGTGGTTACCGAAGATAAGACCGTTGAAGCAAGCAAAAATACAGAAGTAAAAGCTGGAAGCATTGCTATTGATGAAGCACATTTTCCAGACAAAGTATTTAGAGAACAAATCATTGCAGAATTTGATAAAGACGGCGATAGTGTGTTATCTGTTGATGAAATATCAAAAGCCCAATTCTTAAACTTGCATGATATGAAAACGATATCTTCATTAGAGGGTATTCAATATCTAACAAATTTGCAGTCTTTAGATGTTTCTACGACTTCTGTTTCAGACTTAAGTCCGGTTAAAAACTCATCTTTAAAAAGATTAGATTGTCGTTCTTCAAAAGTAAGAAGCGTTGATTTAACACGTTATCCGAATTTGGAAGCTTTCGTTTGCGATAATACATCAATTAACAGTCTTGATGTATCTAAGAATGAAAAATTGAATACGTTATTTGCAGATAGTACCTCTATTTCCAATTTAGATGTAACAAACAATCCTAACTTAGAACAACTATCTTGTAGCAATACAGGATTAATGGAACTTGATGTCACACATAATCCGCAATTAGTCACTTTAGATATAGGAGATACAAAAGTAAAAACACTTGATATAAGTAAGAACCCTAATTTGAAACAACTATCATGTTATATGACAAATATAGCTGAATTAGATGTAACAAAAAACACAAAACTGACACGCCTTTTTTGTCATGATACAACTATTAAAAAATTAGATTTAAGCAATAATTTAGAACTTGAAATGCTACGTTGCGGTGAAATTTTTGAACAAGGGATAAGAGGTCTTGATATAAGTAAAAACACAAAAATTAAAAAATTAATTTGCGATGATTTATACTGGTTAAATGTCGGAGAGAATAAAGTTCTTGAAAATAATCATGCTTTTGTAGGCAACGGTTATATTGATATTAAAGGGAATAAAATCGACTTAAAAAAAGATGTTGAACAAGGAATAGATATTTCAAAAGTAAAAGTTACTGCAAATGGAACTTTAGATAAAGATACAGGAATTATAACGGTAGATGATGTAAAAAAACCAGTTACTTATGAGTATGATTGCGGTACTTATAAAGACGGAAACGTCGTTTTAAAAGTGGAATTATCGTTAAACTCACAAGGAGAAGACAATACAGCACCAACTATTTCAGCAAATGATGTTACATTGAATGTAGGCGATACTTTCGACCCATTGGCAAATGTAACAGCAACAGATAAAGAGGACGGAACTATCACTTTGACAAAAGATAATATTGTTGCAAATGATGTAGATACTTCTAAGGCTGGTACTTACCATGTGACTTATAAAGTAACAGATAAAAACGGAGCTTCTGCTAAAAAAACGATTACTGTAACTGTGAAACAAAATACAGGCGACCTTAACTCTGCTCCAATCATTTCAGCAAATGATGTTACATTGAATGTAGGCGATACGTTCGACCCATTGGCAAATGTGACGGCAACAGATAAAGAGGACGGAACGATTATTTTAACAAAAGATAACATTATTGCAAATGATGTAGATACTTCTAAGGCTGGCACTTATCATGTAACTTTCCGTGTAGTAGATAAAAATGGTGCAATTACTGAAAAAACAATTACAGTTACCGTAAAAGAAAAAGCAACAAATAAACCTGTAAGTCCACAACAGCCACAGAAACCGAGCAAGCCAACTACTCCAACAAAGCCTAGCGGACAAAAGAACCCTGTAAAAACAGGTGATATGACAAACGTAGGATTGTTTACTTCTATGTTTGCTGGTTCAACCGGTGTATTAGCTGTTTTATTCGGTAAAAAACGTAAAAGAAATAAGAACAATTAA
- a CDS encoding Abi family protein, whose protein sequence is MANIEPPITLEEQVMQMKKYVSFRQRKKMREFLEYVGYFRASRYGKFLLSRVGVTGAKSKEDALFALYKFDVELRRILNFYCNRTEVRFKSALSNACSIKLNSGTFYLDKQSYTPSQGEKDAKKRKQNIAFFNNYLSKNFISDF, encoded by the coding sequence ATGGCAAATATAGAACCGCCAATAACACTTGAAGAACAAGTAATGCAAATGAAAAAATATGTTTCGTTTAGACAGCGTAAGAAAATGAGAGAGTTTCTTGAGTATGTAGGTTATTTTCGTGCGAGTAGATATGGAAAGTTTTTGCTGTCAAGAGTTGGTGTGACAGGTGCCAAATCAAAAGAGGATGCATTATTTGCTTTGTATAAGTTCGATGTGGAGCTTAGAAGAATATTGAATTTTTATTGTAATAGGACAGAGGTACGCTTTAAAAGTGCATTATCTAATGCCTGTTCAATAAAACTGAATAGTGGAACTTTTTATTTGGATAAACAGTCATATACTCCTTCACAAGGTGAAAAGGATGCGAAGAAAAGAAAGCAAAATATAGCGTTTTTTAATAATTATTTATCTAAAAATTTTATATCTGATTTTTGA